From the Ciconia boyciana chromosome 24, ASM3463844v1, whole genome shotgun sequence genome, one window contains:
- the LOC140643700 gene encoding hippocampus abundant transcript 1 protein-like isoform X1: MTGEKKKKKRLNRSVLLAKKIVIRDGAGRQGIGEPSVYHAVVVIFLEFFAWGLLTTPMLTVLHQTFPQHTFLMNGLIHGVKFGVLLANLMQNEELTEHRYQGLLSFLSAPLIGALSDVWGRKSFLLLTVFFTCAPIPLMKISPWWYFAVISMSGVFAVTFSVIFAYVADITQEHERSTAYGLVSATFAASLVTSPAIGAYLSQAYGDTLVVVLASGVALLDIGFILLAVPESLPEEMRPVSWGAPISWEQADPFASLRKVGQDSTVLLICITVFLSYLPEAGQYSSFFLYLRQVIGFSSETVAAFIGVVGILSILAQTVVLGILMRSIGNKNTILLGLGFQILQLAWYGFGSQPWMMWAAGAVAAMSSITFPAISAMVSRNADPDQQGVVQGMITGIRGLCNGLGPALYGFVFYLFHVELNEMAEVETLGKASKPNMANPTDESSIIPGPPFLFGACSVLLSLLVALFIPEHNLALRSGSHKKHGNGAQTHTHSLQAGGSDGKEPLLEDSSV, from the exons ATGACCGGcgagaagaagaagaagaagcgGCTCAACCGCAGCGTCCTGCTGGCCAAGAAGATCGTCATCCGGGACGGGGCCGGC CGACAGGGGATCGGAGAGCCCAGTGTGTACCACGCCGTGGTGGTTATTTTCCTGGAGTTCTTTGCCTGGGGGCTGCTGACCACGCCGATGCTAACG gtGTTACATCAGACTTTTCCTCAGCATACATTCTTGATGAATGGCCTGATTCATGGAGTCAAG TTTGGGGTGCTACTGGCAAACCTAATGCAAAATGAAGAATTGACAGAGCATAGATACCAG ggtctgctttcttttctaagtGCCCCACTGATTGGTGCTCTCTCTGATGTCTGGGGCAGgaaatccttcctcctcctcactgtcTTCTTCACGTGTGCACCAATTCCTCTTATGAAGATCAGTCCATG GTGGTATTTTGCTGTCATTTCCATGTCTGGAGTCTTTGCTGTCaccttttctgtgatttttgccTACGTTGCTGATATCACACAGGAGCATGAACGCAGCACGGCGTATGGCTTG GTGTCAGCCACGTTTGCTGCTAGTCTGGTCACCAGCCCAGCAATTGGTGCATACCTTTCCCAAGCCTACGGCGATACGTTGGTGGTTGTGCTAGCTTCAGGTGTTGCTTTGCTGGATATTGGTTTCATCCTGCTGGCTGTGCCAGAGTCTCTGCCAGAAGAGATGCGCCCGGTCTCTTGGGGAGCTCCAATCTCTTGGGAACAAGCAGACCCATTCGCT TCCTTGCGGAAAGTGGGTCAGGATTCGACAGTGCTGCTCATCTGTATCACCGTCTTTCTCTCCTACCTTCCTGAAGCCGGCCAGTACTCCAGCTTTTTCCTCTACCTGCGACAG GTCATTGGTTTTTCCTCGGAGACTGTGGCAGCCTTTATTGGTGTAGTTGGAATTCTCTCTATACTGGCTCAG acagTAGTGTTGGGAATTCTCATGCGTTCgataggaaataaaaacaccATCCTGTTGGGACTAGGCTTCCAGATCCTGCAGCTTGCCTGGTACGGCTTCGGATCGCAGCCTTG GATGATGTGGGCAGCAGGAGCCGTGGCTGCCATGTCTAGCATCACCTTCCCAGCCATCAGTGCCATGGTGTCTAGGAACGCGGACCCCGACCAACAGG GTGTGGTGCAGGGGATGATCACTGGAATTCGGGGTCTGTGTAACGGCCTGGGGCCGGCGCTCTATGGCTTTGTCTTTTATCTCTTCCATGTGGAGTTGAATGAAATGGCTGAGGTGGAAACTTTGGGTAAGGCCTCCAAGCCCAACATGGCCAACCCTACAGATGAG AGCAGCATCATCCCAGGGCCTCCCTTCCTGTTTGGGGCTTGTTCTGTCCTGCTGTCGCTCCTGGTGGCCTTGTTCATTCCAGAACACAACCTTGCCTTGAGATCAGGCAGCCACAAGAAGCACGGTAACGGAGCCCAGACCCACACCCACAGCCTGCAGGCCGGAGGATCAGATGGCAAGGAGCCCCTGCTCGAGGACAGCAGTGTATGA
- the LOC140643700 gene encoding hippocampus abundant transcript 1 protein-like isoform X3, with translation MLTVLHQTFPQHTFLMNGLIHGVKFGVLLANLMQNEELTEHRYQGLLSFLSAPLIGALSDVWGRKSFLLLTVFFTCAPIPLMKISPWWYFAVISMSGVFAVTFSVIFAYVADITQEHERSTAYGLVSATFAASLVTSPAIGAYLSQAYGDTLVVVLASGVALLDIGFILLAVPESLPEEMRPVSWGAPISWEQADPFASLRKVGQDSTVLLICITVFLSYLPEAGQYSSFFLYLRQVIGFSSETVAAFIGVVGILSILAQTVVLGILMRSIGNKNTILLGLGFQILQLAWYGFGSQPWMMWAAGAVAAMSSITFPAISAMVSRNADPDQQGVVQGMITGIRGLCNGLGPALYGFVFYLFHVELNEMAEVETLGKASKPNMANPTDESSIIPGPPFLFGACSVLLSLLVALFIPEHNLALRSGSHKKHGNGAQTHTHSLQAGGSDGKEPLLEDSSV, from the exons ATGCTAACG gtGTTACATCAGACTTTTCCTCAGCATACATTCTTGATGAATGGCCTGATTCATGGAGTCAAG TTTGGGGTGCTACTGGCAAACCTAATGCAAAATGAAGAATTGACAGAGCATAGATACCAG ggtctgctttcttttctaagtGCCCCACTGATTGGTGCTCTCTCTGATGTCTGGGGCAGgaaatccttcctcctcctcactgtcTTCTTCACGTGTGCACCAATTCCTCTTATGAAGATCAGTCCATG GTGGTATTTTGCTGTCATTTCCATGTCTGGAGTCTTTGCTGTCaccttttctgtgatttttgccTACGTTGCTGATATCACACAGGAGCATGAACGCAGCACGGCGTATGGCTTG GTGTCAGCCACGTTTGCTGCTAGTCTGGTCACCAGCCCAGCAATTGGTGCATACCTTTCCCAAGCCTACGGCGATACGTTGGTGGTTGTGCTAGCTTCAGGTGTTGCTTTGCTGGATATTGGTTTCATCCTGCTGGCTGTGCCAGAGTCTCTGCCAGAAGAGATGCGCCCGGTCTCTTGGGGAGCTCCAATCTCTTGGGAACAAGCAGACCCATTCGCT TCCTTGCGGAAAGTGGGTCAGGATTCGACAGTGCTGCTCATCTGTATCACCGTCTTTCTCTCCTACCTTCCTGAAGCCGGCCAGTACTCCAGCTTTTTCCTCTACCTGCGACAG GTCATTGGTTTTTCCTCGGAGACTGTGGCAGCCTTTATTGGTGTAGTTGGAATTCTCTCTATACTGGCTCAG acagTAGTGTTGGGAATTCTCATGCGTTCgataggaaataaaaacaccATCCTGTTGGGACTAGGCTTCCAGATCCTGCAGCTTGCCTGGTACGGCTTCGGATCGCAGCCTTG GATGATGTGGGCAGCAGGAGCCGTGGCTGCCATGTCTAGCATCACCTTCCCAGCCATCAGTGCCATGGTGTCTAGGAACGCGGACCCCGACCAACAGG GTGTGGTGCAGGGGATGATCACTGGAATTCGGGGTCTGTGTAACGGCCTGGGGCCGGCGCTCTATGGCTTTGTCTTTTATCTCTTCCATGTGGAGTTGAATGAAATGGCTGAGGTGGAAACTTTGGGTAAGGCCTCCAAGCCCAACATGGCCAACCCTACAGATGAG AGCAGCATCATCCCAGGGCCTCCCTTCCTGTTTGGGGCTTGTTCTGTCCTGCTGTCGCTCCTGGTGGCCTTGTTCATTCCAGAACACAACCTTGCCTTGAGATCAGGCAGCCACAAGAAGCACGGTAACGGAGCCCAGACCCACACCCACAGCCTGCAGGCCGGAGGATCAGATGGCAAGGAGCCCCTGCTCGAGGACAGCAGTGTATGA
- the LOC140643700 gene encoding hippocampus abundant transcript 1 protein-like isoform X2, whose protein sequence is MTGEKKKKKRLNRSVLLAKKIVIRDGAGRQGIGEPSVYHAVVVIFLEFFAWGLLTTPMLTVLHQTFPQHTFLMNGLIHGVKGLLSFLSAPLIGALSDVWGRKSFLLLTVFFTCAPIPLMKISPWWYFAVISMSGVFAVTFSVIFAYVADITQEHERSTAYGLVSATFAASLVTSPAIGAYLSQAYGDTLVVVLASGVALLDIGFILLAVPESLPEEMRPVSWGAPISWEQADPFASLRKVGQDSTVLLICITVFLSYLPEAGQYSSFFLYLRQVIGFSSETVAAFIGVVGILSILAQTVVLGILMRSIGNKNTILLGLGFQILQLAWYGFGSQPWMMWAAGAVAAMSSITFPAISAMVSRNADPDQQGVVQGMITGIRGLCNGLGPALYGFVFYLFHVELNEMAEVETLGKASKPNMANPTDESSIIPGPPFLFGACSVLLSLLVALFIPEHNLALRSGSHKKHGNGAQTHTHSLQAGGSDGKEPLLEDSSV, encoded by the exons ATGACCGGcgagaagaagaagaagaagcgGCTCAACCGCAGCGTCCTGCTGGCCAAGAAGATCGTCATCCGGGACGGGGCCGGC CGACAGGGGATCGGAGAGCCCAGTGTGTACCACGCCGTGGTGGTTATTTTCCTGGAGTTCTTTGCCTGGGGGCTGCTGACCACGCCGATGCTAACG gtGTTACATCAGACTTTTCCTCAGCATACATTCTTGATGAATGGCCTGATTCATGGAGTCAAG ggtctgctttcttttctaagtGCCCCACTGATTGGTGCTCTCTCTGATGTCTGGGGCAGgaaatccttcctcctcctcactgtcTTCTTCACGTGTGCACCAATTCCTCTTATGAAGATCAGTCCATG GTGGTATTTTGCTGTCATTTCCATGTCTGGAGTCTTTGCTGTCaccttttctgtgatttttgccTACGTTGCTGATATCACACAGGAGCATGAACGCAGCACGGCGTATGGCTTG GTGTCAGCCACGTTTGCTGCTAGTCTGGTCACCAGCCCAGCAATTGGTGCATACCTTTCCCAAGCCTACGGCGATACGTTGGTGGTTGTGCTAGCTTCAGGTGTTGCTTTGCTGGATATTGGTTTCATCCTGCTGGCTGTGCCAGAGTCTCTGCCAGAAGAGATGCGCCCGGTCTCTTGGGGAGCTCCAATCTCTTGGGAACAAGCAGACCCATTCGCT TCCTTGCGGAAAGTGGGTCAGGATTCGACAGTGCTGCTCATCTGTATCACCGTCTTTCTCTCCTACCTTCCTGAAGCCGGCCAGTACTCCAGCTTTTTCCTCTACCTGCGACAG GTCATTGGTTTTTCCTCGGAGACTGTGGCAGCCTTTATTGGTGTAGTTGGAATTCTCTCTATACTGGCTCAG acagTAGTGTTGGGAATTCTCATGCGTTCgataggaaataaaaacaccATCCTGTTGGGACTAGGCTTCCAGATCCTGCAGCTTGCCTGGTACGGCTTCGGATCGCAGCCTTG GATGATGTGGGCAGCAGGAGCCGTGGCTGCCATGTCTAGCATCACCTTCCCAGCCATCAGTGCCATGGTGTCTAGGAACGCGGACCCCGACCAACAGG GTGTGGTGCAGGGGATGATCACTGGAATTCGGGGTCTGTGTAACGGCCTGGGGCCGGCGCTCTATGGCTTTGTCTTTTATCTCTTCCATGTGGAGTTGAATGAAATGGCTGAGGTGGAAACTTTGGGTAAGGCCTCCAAGCCCAACATGGCCAACCCTACAGATGAG AGCAGCATCATCCCAGGGCCTCCCTTCCTGTTTGGGGCTTGTTCTGTCCTGCTGTCGCTCCTGGTGGCCTTGTTCATTCCAGAACACAACCTTGCCTTGAGATCAGGCAGCCACAAGAAGCACGGTAACGGAGCCCAGACCCACACCCACAGCCTGCAGGCCGGAGGATCAGATGGCAAGGAGCCCCTGCTCGAGGACAGCAGTGTATGA